A part of Caldalkalibacillus uzonensis genomic DNA contains:
- a CDS encoding MFS transporter, with protein MHRVEKWHRLNKVHKGHYIHRVLFGETDVNTDLKLLLIIGGLYALSVALSNTFVNVYLWKQQSEYMTIALYNLFIVIAQPIIFILAGRWAKQVDRVIVLRLGVFFLSLFFLVVLLLGEVTSQYVILLGILLGIGFGFYWLAFNVLTFEITEPETRDIFNGFLGLLNSFAGMIGPFFAGWLITKMTETKGYTVIFAISLGLFVLAVVLSFFLKRRSAEGRFHLFSVLRWREISLNWRSILLANVAQGLREGSFPFLITIWIFVATGTEMALGTFGLVTSGVSLIFYYVAGRLISAKYRKQAILLSAIVLSLAVWIIAFELTFSRLMTYGVIISIAFPLLMVPFLSMSYDVIGKAKKAAEWRIEYIVGRELFLNGGRILSIVLFMVAVWIFDPEKALPYYIIALGNAQLLMYFFIRPVGE; from the coding sequence ATGCATCGCGTCGAGAAATGGCACCGGTTAAACAAGGTTCATAAGGGTCATTACATTCACCGCGTCTTATTTGGGGAAACAGATGTCAATACAGATTTGAAACTGTTGTTAATCATTGGAGGCCTATACGCATTAAGCGTGGCCCTTTCCAATACTTTTGTTAATGTCTATTTATGGAAACAACAAAGTGAGTACATGACTATTGCACTGTACAACCTGTTTATTGTGATTGCTCAGCCGATTATATTTATTCTGGCCGGCCGCTGGGCGAAGCAGGTGGATCGCGTTATCGTCTTGCGGCTTGGTGTTTTTTTTCTGTCTCTTTTTTTCTTGGTGGTGTTATTGTTGGGTGAAGTGACCAGCCAATATGTGATTTTGTTAGGCATCTTGCTAGGTATCGGTTTTGGTTTTTACTGGCTGGCTTTTAATGTGCTCACATTTGAAATTACGGAACCAGAGACAAGAGATATTTTTAATGGCTTTTTGGGGCTTTTAAATTCATTTGCAGGTATGATCGGTCCTTTTTTTGCGGGGTGGCTAATTACCAAAATGACAGAAACAAAGGGCTACACCGTCATATTTGCCATTTCTTTGGGCTTGTTTGTACTGGCGGTTGTGCTTAGTTTTTTTCTAAAGCGCCGTTCGGCAGAAGGGCGCTTCCACTTGTTTTCTGTGTTGCGATGGCGGGAGATTTCACTTAATTGGCGGAGCATTTTGCTCGCTAATGTGGCCCAGGGTTTAAGGGAAGGTTCCTTTCCTTTTTTAATTACCATCTGGATTTTTGTAGCCACTGGTACAGAAATGGCTTTGGGGACCTTTGGTTTAGTCACCTCTGGTGTCTCTCTCATTTTTTATTATGTGGCTGGTCGTCTGATTTCTGCCAAATACCGGAAGCAGGCCATCCTCCTCTCAGCCATTGTTTTGTCGCTTGCCGTGTGGATCATCGCTTTTGAGCTGACTTTTTCCCGGTTAATGACCTATGGTGTGATCATTTCCATTGCCTTTCCTTTGTTAATGGTTCCTTTTTTGTCCATGTCTTATGACGTGATTGGCAAGGCCAAAAAGGCGGCTGAATGGCGAATTGAATATATTGTCGGGCGCGAATTGTTTTTAAACGGCGGACGCATTCTCAGTATTGTGCTGTTTATGGTCGCCGTTTGGATTTTCGATCCCGAAAAGGCGCTGCCGTATTACATTATTGCCCTTGGCAATGCCCAGTTATTAATGTACTTTTTTATCCGTCCCGTGGGGGAATAA
- a CDS encoding zinc-binding dehydrogenase, with the protein MTTFLLQMAKALGATVYVTSRSQAKREQALALGADRAIHSEEDWSKQLKGEKVDVMMLIMLSNAWMKGNNSARLPSALKDN; encoded by the coding sequence GTGACCACGTTTTTGCTGCAGATGGCCAAAGCACTGGGAGCGACGGTGTATGTCACCTCACGCAGCCAAGCTAAACGGGAGCAGGCCCTGGCCTTGGGAGCAGACCGGGCCATTCACAGTGAAGAGGACTGGAGCAAGCAGCTTAAAGGGGAAAAGGTGGATGTGATGATGCTTATCATGCTTTCAAACGCATGGATGAAGGGGAACAATTCGGCAAGATTGCCTTCAGCATTGAAGGATAACTGA
- a CDS encoding superoxide dismutase, with amino-acid sequence MPKHELPALPYPTNALEPHIDAQTMEIHHGRHHNTYVTKLNEALEGHAELQEKSVEELIKNLDAVPESILTAVRNNGGGHANHTLFWQIMSPNGGGEPSGELAEAINKKFGSFEKFKEEFTQAALNRFGSGWAWLVVNNGELEVTSTPNQDNPLMEGKTPILGVDVWEHAYYLKYQNKRPDYVNAFFNVINWEEVAKRYQAAK; translated from the coding sequence ATGCCTAAGCATGAATTGCCCGCATTACCCTATCCTACAAATGCACTGGAGCCTCATATTGATGCTCAAACCATGGAAATTCATCATGGGCGGCACCACAACACTTATGTCACTAAGCTGAATGAAGCCCTTGAAGGTCATGCTGAATTGCAGGAGAAAAGCGTGGAAGAGTTAATTAAAAACCTGGATGCTGTTCCGGAAAGCATCCTTACAGCTGTGCGTAACAACGGTGGTGGACATGCCAACCATACGCTGTTCTGGCAAATTATGAGCCCCAATGGCGGCGGAGAGCCCAGTGGAGAACTGGCCGAAGCCATCAACAAGAAGTTTGGCAGCTTCGAAAAGTTTAAAGAAGAATTTACCCAAGCTGCCCTTAACCGTTTTGGAAGCGGCTGGGCTTGGCTGGTTGTCAACAATGGTGAGTTGGAAGTGACCAGCACACCGAACCAAGACAATCCGCTGATGGAAGGTAAAACACCAATTTTAGGTGTAGACGTATGGGAGCATGCTTATTACCTCAAATATCAAAACAAGCGTCCGGACTATGTCAATGCCTTCTTCAATGTCATTAACTGGGAAGAAGTGGCTAAACGCTACCAAGCCGCCAAATAA
- a CDS encoding NfeD family protein, producing the protein MLEGWQQMIFQPLGGFMIVLLGTLLLFAEVLVRGRMIFGLLGLAAISLYFMAHMQEGQMLWMGILYLAGIMLVMIDGKFIGDGTLAAIGLILMLVALAWPSPSILYGVGVAVAFVIGASCSLLFLKFFPRRQVWSKLTLKDSLSSERGYNSLNEGYKQLLGKEGVAQTDFRPTGTIKIEGRLYSATTEGMWVKRGTRLRVTKVSGTHILVQEIEGDEQAK; encoded by the coding sequence ATGCTGGAGGGCTGGCAACAGATGATCTTCCAACCGCTGGGTGGTTTTATGATTGTCCTGTTGGGCACCTTGCTGCTGTTTGCCGAGGTATTGGTCAGGGGCCGGATGATTTTTGGCCTCTTGGGATTGGCCGCAATCAGTTTGTACTTCATGGCCCATATGCAAGAAGGTCAAATGTTATGGATGGGTATTTTGTATTTAGCCGGGATTATGCTAGTGATGATTGATGGAAAATTTATCGGAGATGGCACATTGGCTGCCATCGGGTTAATACTCATGCTCGTCGCCCTAGCATGGCCTTCGCCGTCCATTTTGTATGGAGTGGGCGTTGCTGTCGCTTTTGTGATTGGGGCCAGTTGCTCTTTACTGTTTCTTAAATTTTTCCCTCGCCGCCAAGTGTGGTCTAAATTAACGTTAAAAGATTCCCTTTCCAGTGAAAGAGGTTATAACTCTTTAAATGAAGGGTATAAACAGTTATTAGGTAAGGAAGGCGTGGCCCAGACCGATTTCAGGCCGACGGGGACGATTAAAATTGAGGGCCGACTGTACAGTGCCACAACAGAAGGGATGTGGGTCAAAAGAGGAACCCGTTTGAGAGTGACCAAAGTAAGCGGGACCCATATCCTGGTTCAAGAAATTGAAGGAGATGAGCAAGCAAAGTAA
- the rnjA gene encoding ribonuclease J1: protein MLDGVETVKKEHVKIFALGGLDEIGKNMYVIEYKDEIVVIDSGLKFPEDDMPGIDYIIPDVSYLVANKDKVKGIFLTHGHEDHIGSLPYVLKQINVPLYGERLTLGLVRAKLEEAGLLRQTKLIPFSNRDQVKFKHLTVYCFRTNHSIPDSIGIVVDTPEGPIVHTGDFKFDFTPVGPKSDYAKIARLGKKGVLALLSDSTNSEREGYTGSEQKVGHALFDIFQQAQGRILFATFASNVYRLQQVVEAAVRYNRKIAVFGRSMEKVFQIGQELGYIRVPKGTFIEPDQVQRIPQHQVVIICTGSQGESMAALSRIARGQHRQIQLIPGDTVVFSSSPIPGNTLSVNRIIDQLFKMGAEVIYGNEFDIHASGHGSQEDMKLMLQLLKPKYFIPIHGEYRMLAKHTELAVQVGVKEQHCFVMENGDVLHVNRDEAFIGEKIPAETILVDGHGIGDVGNIVLRDRMKLSDDGLIIIVMTIDMQQFKLLAGPDVISRGFIFVRESADLIGETEARVKKLVEQLLNQKVKSWANIKSQVIDDIAPFIYKKIQRRPMIIPIIMEVDPSKVEKAAASSISNYKKIKDL from the coding sequence ATGCTAGATGGAGTTGAGACTGTGAAAAAAGAACATGTTAAAATTTTTGCTCTAGGTGGATTGGACGAAATAGGGAAAAATATGTATGTCATCGAGTATAAGGATGAAATCGTGGTGATTGACTCCGGTCTTAAGTTTCCGGAGGATGATATGCCCGGCATTGACTACATTATCCCTGACGTCTCATACCTAGTAGCCAATAAAGACAAGGTAAAGGGTATATTTTTAACTCACGGCCACGAGGATCATATCGGCAGCTTGCCTTATGTATTAAAACAGATCAATGTCCCTTTGTATGGTGAGCGGCTGACGTTGGGACTGGTACGGGCCAAGCTGGAAGAAGCAGGACTGTTGCGCCAAACTAAGTTGATCCCTTTCAGCAATCGTGACCAGGTCAAATTTAAGCACCTGACTGTTTATTGCTTTAGAACCAATCACAGCATCCCAGATTCAATCGGAATCGTAGTGGATACTCCCGAAGGCCCCATCGTTCATACCGGTGACTTTAAATTTGATTTTACACCGGTGGGGCCCAAATCCGATTATGCTAAAATCGCCCGGCTGGGCAAAAAAGGGGTACTGGCTCTCCTTTCAGACAGCACCAATAGTGAAAGGGAGGGCTATACCGGTTCGGAACAAAAAGTGGGTCATGCCCTGTTTGATATTTTCCAGCAGGCGCAGGGCCGCATCCTGTTTGCCACGTTTGCTTCCAATGTATACCGTTTGCAGCAAGTGGTGGAAGCAGCTGTCCGCTATAACCGTAAAATTGCCGTTTTTGGCCGCAGTATGGAAAAAGTGTTTCAAATTGGCCAAGAGCTGGGTTACATCCGCGTACCCAAAGGCACCTTTATTGAACCTGATCAGGTGCAGCGCATCCCCCAGCACCAGGTTGTGATTATTTGCACGGGCAGCCAGGGTGAATCAATGGCCGCTTTGTCACGCATCGCCCGGGGGCAGCATCGTCAAATTCAATTGATTCCCGGAGATACGGTGGTCTTTTCTTCATCTCCCATTCCGGGCAACACCCTGAGCGTGAACCGGATTATTGACCAGTTGTTCAAGATGGGGGCTGAGGTCATTTACGGCAACGAGTTTGACATCCACGCTTCCGGTCATGGCAGCCAGGAAGATATGAAGCTGATGCTGCAGTTGTTAAAACCTAAATACTTCATTCCCATCCACGGCGAGTACCGCATGCTGGCCAAGCATACAGAGTTGGCGGTACAGGTGGGGGTGAAAGAGCAACATTGCTTTGTCATGGAAAATGGTGATGTCTTGCATGTGAACCGGGACGAAGCGTTTATCGGTGAAAAAATTCCGGCTGAAACCATTTTGGTTGACGGACATGGTATTGGTGATGTGGGTAACATCGTGCTCAGAGACCGGATGAAGTTGTCTGATGATGGTCTGATTATTATTGTCATGACCATTGATATGCAACAGTTTAAACTGCTGGCCGGCCCTGATGTGATTTCAAGGGGATTTATTTTCGTACGGGAATCAGCTGATTTAATTGGAGAAACGGAAGCACGGGTCAAAAAATTAGTGGAACAACTGCTCAATCAGAAAGTCAAAAGCTGGGCCAATATTAAGTCTCAAGTGATTGATGACATTGCGCCATTTATCTATAAGAAAATTCAGCGCCGGCCCATGATTATCCCCATTATCATGGAAGTGGATCCCTCTAAAGTGGAAAAAGCAGCCGCTTCCTCTATCAGTAACTATAAAAAAATAAAAGATCTTTAA
- the vrrA gene encoding VrrA/YqfQ family protein has product MTQPHLRGRRLRSIPRHPAGQPIGFLLQRPNPAQSQPTFSPFGTPHMPPQGGGPFSPFSPPSPPAQSPGFSFPGNPSVPGSPPAPGGLQGLLQGLMGGGGSLDLPGLISNAQKWIGVFNQFGSILKQAGPLLQLVQGLSGSADSFSDDDTLTELTDEEETAVPKKTKSKRKLKKTKTKVKGKRKRRRRKKQKEKEESNTSFSLGIKKHYDMSYQQKNSLKRG; this is encoded by the coding sequence ATGACCCAGCCACATCTGAGGGGCCGCCGGCTGCGGTCAATCCCACGCCATCCGGCAGGGCAGCCGATTGGATTTCTGCTGCAACGTCCTAATCCGGCACAGTCCCAGCCTACTTTCAGTCCCTTTGGCACGCCTCATATGCCTCCCCAAGGTGGAGGACCTTTTTCACCATTTTCACCTCCATCCCCGCCCGCTCAATCCCCTGGGTTTTCTTTCCCAGGCAATCCGTCTGTACCTGGAAGCCCCCCAGCACCCGGGGGGCTGCAGGGGCTGTTGCAGGGTCTGATGGGCGGAGGAGGATCATTGGACTTACCTGGCCTAATCAGCAATGCCCAAAAATGGATTGGGGTATTTAATCAATTTGGTTCTATTCTCAAACAGGCCGGACCATTGCTGCAGCTGGTGCAGGGGCTTAGCGGCAGTGCAGATTCTTTCAGCGATGATGATACCTTGACCGAATTAACTGACGAAGAAGAAACGGCTGTACCCAAGAAAACCAAATCCAAGAGAAAACTTAAAAAAACAAAAACAAAAGTAAAAGGAAAAAGAAAACGACGCCGCAGGAAAAAACAAAAAGAAAAAGAAGAGTCCAACACCAGCTTCTCACTAGGTATCAAGAAACATTACGACATGTCCTACCAGCAGAAAAATTCATTAAAGAGAGGTTAG
- a CDS encoding peroxiredoxin: MPKGATETKTLKVGDKAPDFTLKSHTDETVSLSDFQGKKNVFIAFYPLDWTPVUGAQMPSYEDDLPRFEEYDTQVLGISVDSVFSHKAWAKSIGGITYPLLADFYPHGEVSKKYGVFRDNPDQPAYGASERALLIIDKEGVIRFIDVHPIDQQPDNEELFEVLRKLESQ; the protein is encoded by the coding sequence ATGCCAAAAGGTGCCACTGAGACCAAAACTTTAAAAGTTGGCGACAAAGCACCTGACTTCACGCTGAAGTCCCATACGGACGAGACCGTATCCTTGTCCGACTTCCAAGGTAAGAAAAATGTATTTATTGCTTTCTACCCCTTAGATTGGACCCCTGTCTGAGGTGCTCAAATGCCTTCATACGAGGATGATCTTCCTCGTTTTGAAGAGTATGATACCCAAGTTTTGGGTATAAGTGTTGACAGTGTCTTCTCTCATAAAGCATGGGCCAAATCTATTGGAGGCATCACCTATCCTTTGCTGGCTGATTTCTATCCACATGGCGAAGTTTCCAAGAAATATGGTGTCTTCCGTGACAATCCCGATCAACCTGCTTATGGAGCCAGTGAACGTGCCTTGTTGATCATCGATAAAGAAGGGGTTATCCGCTTTATCGATGTTCACCCCATTGATCAGCAACCTGACAACGAAGAGTTATTTGAGGTATTGCGTAAGCTTGAATCCCAATAA
- a CDS encoding C40 family peptidase has protein sequence MIGLRRKVLTASASAVIMLTAYAQDADASEKTYTVQRGDSLWKISRQYQVTIEQLMAWNNLSSSTIYVGQRLYIAAPQKHTSASGGSSSNTYQPATYTVKAGDTLWNIARNYGTTVAQLKSVNNLSSDLIRVGQVLTIPGSSSNNTTSNNTTSSKPHVTVESNPTSSATYTVKPGDSLWKIAREHNMTVNELKALNNLTSDLIRVGQVLRVAGAPVSNTNNSANNSSSSASFNVSALIEEAKKYMGAPYRWGGSSPSTGFDCSGFLQYIFRSQGVNLPRTVASIWSVGTTVSNPQPGDVVFFETYTSGPSHAGIYLGNNQFIHSGTSTGVTISNMTTSYWSQRYLGAKRYR, from the coding sequence GTGATTGGGTTGAGGAGAAAAGTTTTAACCGCCTCTGCTTCGGCCGTCATTATGCTTACTGCTTATGCCCAAGACGCAGATGCAAGTGAAAAGACGTATACCGTTCAGAGGGGAGATTCCTTGTGGAAAATTTCCCGCCAATATCAGGTGACCATTGAACAACTCATGGCCTGGAACAATCTATCGTCCAGTACCATTTATGTAGGCCAACGCTTATATATTGCTGCTCCCCAAAAACATACCTCCGCTTCGGGAGGATCATCATCAAATACATATCAACCTGCCACGTATACAGTGAAGGCTGGTGATACCCTCTGGAATATTGCTAGAAACTACGGTACTACAGTTGCTCAACTTAAATCTGTTAACAACCTAAGTTCTGATCTTATTCGCGTCGGACAAGTATTAACCATTCCCGGTTCTTCTTCTAATAATACAACATCTAACAATACAACTTCCTCCAAGCCCCATGTCACGGTGGAGTCTAATCCAACATCTAGTGCTACTTACACAGTAAAACCAGGGGATTCTCTGTGGAAAATTGCACGGGAGCACAATATGACAGTCAATGAGTTAAAAGCCCTCAATAATTTGACCTCCGACCTTATACGCGTGGGACAAGTCTTACGTGTAGCGGGGGCCCCTGTGTCCAATACCAATAACTCTGCTAACAATTCCAGCTCATCAGCTTCTTTTAATGTTTCAGCTTTAATAGAGGAAGCCAAAAAATATATGGGCGCCCCTTACCGCTGGGGAGGTTCTTCACCATCCACCGGTTTTGATTGCAGTGGTTTCCTGCAGTATATTTTCCGTTCCCAAGGCGTCAATTTACCCCGTACTGTGGCCTCCATTTGGAGCGTAGGCACAACGGTCTCCAATCCCCAGCCCGGTGATGTTGTCTTCTTTGAAACCTATACCAGCGGGCCATCTCACGCCGGAATTTATTTGGGGAACAACCAGTTTATTCACAGCGGTACATCAACAGGGGTGACGATCAGCAATATGACCACTTCTTACTGGTCCCAACGTTATTTGGGTGCTAAACGATATCGTTAA
- the lpdA gene encoding dihydrolipoyl dehydrogenase, with product MVVGEFGKEVDVLVIGAGPGGYVAAIRAAQLGKKVTIVEKGMLGGVCLNVGCIPSKALISAAHKYELMSDDQGMGITADNVKVDFEKVQEWKQGVVNKLTGGVEALLKGNNVEIIEGEAIFVSEDEVRVNRGYESERLKFNHCIIATGSRPVELKPFPFGGRIISSTEALNLKEIPKSMVVIGGGYIGIELGQTFAKFGTDVTILEGENQILPAFEKQVAQLVQKNLKRLNVNVVKNAMAQSAEQDETSVTVTYKVKDKEETITADYLLVTVGRKPNTDELGLDMAGVKMNDRGLIEVDEQCRTSNERIFAIGDVVDGPALAHKASYEGKVAAEVIAGEPSVVDYKVIPAVVFSDPEIATVGLTEAEAKEEGYEVSVGKFPFAANGRALSVNATDGFVKVVANKENGVILGAQVVGMEASNLIAEFGLAIEMGATLEDVALTIHAHPTLGEMSMEAAEVALGQPIHMVK from the coding sequence ATGGTCGTTGGTGAATTTGGAAAAGAAGTAGATGTGCTTGTTATCGGTGCTGGCCCGGGTGGCTATGTGGCTGCCATCCGGGCAGCCCAACTGGGCAAAAAGGTCACCATTGTGGAAAAAGGTATGCTGGGAGGCGTCTGCCTCAATGTGGGATGTATTCCTTCCAAAGCCTTGATTTCTGCAGCCCATAAGTATGAACTGATGAGCGATGACCAAGGCATGGGCATTACTGCTGACAACGTGAAAGTGGACTTTGAAAAAGTCCAGGAGTGGAAACAAGGCGTTGTCAATAAATTGACAGGCGGGGTTGAAGCGCTGCTTAAAGGGAACAACGTTGAAATTATTGAAGGAGAAGCGATTTTTGTCAGTGAGGACGAGGTGCGGGTCAACCGCGGTTATGAATCAGAGCGGCTGAAATTTAACCATTGCATCATTGCCACGGGTTCTCGTCCTGTCGAGTTGAAGCCCTTCCCGTTTGGTGGCAGGATTATTTCCTCCACTGAAGCGCTGAATCTGAAAGAGATCCCCAAAAGCATGGTGGTGATCGGCGGCGGATATATTGGTATTGAGCTGGGGCAAACATTCGCTAAGTTTGGGACGGACGTGACCATCCTTGAAGGAGAAAATCAGATTTTACCGGCCTTCGAAAAACAAGTGGCCCAGCTGGTTCAGAAAAACCTGAAACGCCTCAACGTCAACGTGGTTAAAAATGCCATGGCCCAGTCTGCTGAACAAGATGAGACCAGTGTGACCGTCACCTACAAAGTAAAGGACAAGGAAGAAACCATCACAGCCGACTACCTGCTGGTCACTGTGGGGCGCAAGCCAAATACAGATGAACTTGGTTTGGATATGGCCGGGGTTAAAATGAATGACAGAGGCTTAATTGAAGTGGATGAGCAGTGCCGGACCAGCAATGAACGCATTTTTGCCATTGGCGATGTGGTAGATGGCCCTGCATTGGCTCATAAAGCCTCTTATGAAGGCAAGGTAGCGGCTGAAGTTATTGCCGGAGAGCCAAGCGTTGTAGATTACAAGGTCATTCCGGCTGTGGTGTTCTCCGATCCTGAAATCGCTACCGTAGGATTAACAGAAGCGGAAGCAAAAGAAGAGGGTTATGAGGTGTCGGTAGGCAAATTCCCGTTTGCCGCCAATGGCCGTGCCCTTTCCGTCAACGCAACAGATGGTTTTGTCAAAGTGGTGGCTAATAAAGAAAACGGCGTTATTTTGGGTGCCCAGGTTGTTGGCATGGAAGCCTCTAATCTCATTGCTGAGTTTGGACTGGCCATCGAGATGGGAGCAACACTGGAGGATGTTGCCCTGACCATTCATGCTCACCCCACACTGGGCGAGATGAGCATGGAAGCGGCAGAAGTCGCCCTTGGGCAACCAATCCATATGGTCAAATAA
- a CDS encoding dihydrolipoamide acetyltransferase family protein, which translates to MAVFEFKLPELGEGIHEGEIVKWHVQPGDTVEEDQIILEVQNDKAVVEVPSPVNGTVREIVVEEGTVAVVGDTLITFAVEGDVPEQAEEADHETEEKAEAKQGKEDKQEQEKEDKEETRAAKPAASREERMKVLAMPSVRKYAREKGVDITHVEGSGPNGRITREDIDAYLAGAQQPAAEQQVAEEEKPKAVTPAAKPAVRGERYEERVPLRGVRKVIAQAMVKSVYTAPHVTVMDEVNVSKLVELRQKAKPLAEKKGVKLTYLPFVVKAAVAALREFPQLNASIDDEQEEIIYKHYYNIGIATDTDNGLLVPVVEDADRKSMWQIADEIRDLATRGREGKLSREELSGSTFTITNIGSAGGMFFTPVINYPEVAILGTGRIAEKPVVVDGEIKVAPMMALSLSFDHRLVDGVAAQQFVNYVKELLEDPQLLILEV; encoded by the coding sequence GTGGCCGTATTTGAATTTAAACTCCCCGAGCTGGGGGAAGGAATTCACGAGGGTGAAATTGTCAAGTGGCACGTCCAGCCGGGTGACACAGTAGAAGAAGACCAGATCATTTTAGAAGTGCAAAATGACAAAGCAGTAGTTGAAGTACCTTCTCCTGTCAATGGAACGGTCAGGGAGATTGTGGTGGAAGAAGGAACTGTAGCTGTGGTTGGTGACACACTGATCACCTTTGCTGTAGAAGGAGATGTGCCGGAGCAGGCCGAAGAAGCTGATCACGAAACGGAAGAAAAGGCGGAAGCCAAGCAAGGCAAAGAGGACAAGCAGGAACAAGAGAAAGAGGACAAAGAGGAAACCCGTGCTGCCAAGCCTGCCGCTTCCCGCGAAGAGCGCATGAAAGTGCTGGCCATGCCTTCCGTGCGTAAATATGCCCGGGAAAAAGGGGTTGATATCACCCACGTGGAAGGCAGCGGGCCAAACGGTCGCATCACCCGCGAAGATATTGATGCCTATTTGGCTGGTGCTCAACAGCCTGCAGCAGAACAGCAAGTGGCGGAGGAGGAGAAACCAAAAGCAGTAACCCCTGCTGCCAAACCAGCCGTTAGAGGCGAACGTTATGAAGAACGGGTACCTCTGCGCGGTGTGCGCAAAGTGATTGCCCAAGCAATGGTCAAATCTGTCTATACAGCACCCCATGTTACGGTGATGGATGAGGTTAACGTCAGCAAACTGGTCGAATTAAGACAAAAAGCAAAGCCGCTGGCCGAGAAAAAGGGCGTCAAGCTGACCTACCTGCCGTTTGTTGTCAAAGCTGCTGTGGCCGCCTTGCGCGAGTTTCCGCAGTTGAATGCTTCCATTGATGATGAACAAGAAGAGATCATCTACAAACATTACTACAACATTGGTATTGCCACCGATACGGATAACGGCCTGCTGGTGCCTGTAGTAGAGGATGCAGACCGTAAGAGCATGTGGCAGATTGCTGATGAAATTCGTGACCTGGCTACCCGCGGCCGGGAGGGCAAACTCTCCCGTGAGGAGCTGAGCGGCAGCACCTTTACCATTACCAACATTGGTTCTGCTGGTGGTATGTTCTTCACACCGGTCATCAACTATCCTGAAGTGGCTATTTTAGGTACAGGCCGCATTGCCGAAAAACCTGTCGTTGTTGACGGTGAAATTAAAGTTGCGCCCATGATGGCCTTGTCCTTAAGCTTTGACCACCGCCTGGTTGATGGTGTGGCTGCACAGCAATTTGTCAATTACGTCAAAGAACTGCTGGAAGATCCGCAGTTGTTGATCCTAGAGGTATAA
- a CDS encoding alpha-ketoacid dehydrogenase subunit beta produces MAQMTMIQAITDALRVELERDETVLVFGEDVGKNGGVFRATDGLQKQFGEERVFDTPLAESGIGGLAIGLGLTGFRPVMEIQFFGFVFEVMDSIASQMARMRYRSGGRYHSPVTIRSPFGGGVKTPELHADSLEGLMLQTPGLKVVIPSNPYDAKGLLISAIRDNDPVVFLEHMKLYRSFRGEVPEGEYTIPLGKANIVKEGDDVTIITYGAMVHTSLKAAEQIEKERGAKVEVIDLRTISPIDIDTIVKSIEKTNRAIVVQEAQKQSGVAAEVIAQINEKAILHLEAPVLRVTAPDTVYPFGMIEDKWLPDPQRVVKAINQVLDF; encoded by the coding sequence ATGGCACAAATGACAATGATACAAGCCATTACTGATGCTTTGCGCGTGGAATTGGAACGTGATGAAACCGTTCTTGTCTTTGGCGAGGACGTTGGTAAAAACGGAGGCGTATTCCGTGCGACAGACGGACTGCAAAAACAGTTCGGTGAAGAACGTGTCTTCGATACACCGCTGGCTGAATCCGGTATCGGGGGATTAGCGATCGGACTTGGCCTCACTGGTTTTCGTCCTGTTATGGAAATTCAGTTTTTCGGTTTCGTGTTTGAAGTGATGGACAGCATTGCCTCCCAAATGGCACGGATGAGATACCGTTCCGGCGGACGTTATCACTCCCCAGTTACGATCCGTTCTCCGTTCGGTGGCGGAGTGAAAACACCTGAATTGCATGCTGACAGCTTGGAAGGGTTAATGCTGCAAACACCTGGTCTGAAAGTGGTCATTCCCTCCAACCCTTACGATGCCAAAGGCTTGCTTATTTCGGCCATCCGGGACAACGACCCCGTGGTGTTTTTGGAGCACATGAAATTATATCGTTCTTTCCGCGGTGAAGTGCCGGAAGGTGAATACACCATTCCGCTCGGAAAAGCAAACATTGTCAAAGAAGGTGATGATGTCACCATTATCACCTATGGTGCCATGGTGCATACCTCACTTAAAGCTGCTGAACAGATCGAAAAAGAACGGGGGGCCAAGGTTGAGGTGATTGACCTGCGCACCATCAGCCCGATCGACATTGACACCATTGTTAAATCTATCGAAAAGACAAACCGGGCCATTGTTGTACAAGAAGCGCAAAAACAATCCGGTGTTGCTGCTGAAGTCATCGCTCAAATTAATGAAAAAGCGATTCTGCACCTTGAAGCCCCGGTTCTGCGCGTCACAGCACCGGATACCGTCTATCCGTTCGGGATGATCGAAGACAAGTGGCTGCCTGATCCACAGCGCGTCGTCAAAGCCATTAATCAGGTCTTAGATTTCTAA